A part of Amycolatopsis lurida genomic DNA contains:
- a CDS encoding beta-ketoacyl synthase N-terminal-like domain-containing protein produces MRSKTDICGIGAVTAYGWGRESLWEGLAGGVPCAQFTEGFGETPDQPGWVAHVPEGGRARDGSLHARALLAAAREAIEDAGARGWTPGRRVGVISGGVREDLRTWDRLTEMGEQLMYRREFIGMMPSTPIATLMSEFGFHGPSMATSAMCATGSAAVLTAKMWLDADMADDVVVVTTDLSATRPMVRNFVHCGVAITDVPPLEACRPFQEGTKGFTFSEAAVAVVLTQRKTDSYATLRGGAMTHEAHNAMALDPDPSNAIAAVTGALENANAAPSDVRYLNAHGTGTKLCHRTESRILEAVFPQETEIYSIKPLTGHSQSGSALTEIAAICLAAERDLVPAPKPVAEGHAQLMEGPSRPESGLTVKTSIGMGGYVAAVVLETA; encoded by the coding sequence GTGCGGAGCAAAACAGACATCTGCGGCATCGGCGCCGTAACCGCCTACGGCTGGGGGCGCGAATCACTCTGGGAGGGCCTGGCAGGCGGCGTCCCCTGTGCCCAATTCACCGAAGGCTTCGGGGAGACCCCGGATCAACCGGGATGGGTGGCGCACGTCCCCGAGGGCGGGCGGGCCAGGGACGGCAGCCTGCACGCGCGCGCCTTGCTCGCCGCGGCACGGGAAGCGATCGAAGACGCCGGCGCGCGGGGCTGGACGCCAGGCCGCCGGGTCGGCGTCATCTCCGGCGGCGTCCGCGAGGACCTGCGCACCTGGGACCGGCTCACCGAGATGGGCGAGCAACTCATGTACCGGCGCGAATTCATCGGCATGATGCCCTCGACGCCGATCGCCACGCTCATGTCGGAGTTCGGTTTCCACGGCCCTTCCATGGCCACATCGGCGATGTGCGCGACCGGCAGCGCCGCGGTGCTCACCGCGAAGATGTGGCTGGACGCCGACATGGCCGACGACGTGGTCGTGGTCACCACGGATCTGTCCGCGACCAGGCCGATGGTGCGCAACTTCGTGCACTGCGGGGTGGCGATCACCGATGTGCCGCCGCTCGAAGCGTGCCGTCCTTTCCAAGAGGGCACAAAGGGTTTCACCTTCTCCGAGGCCGCGGTCGCGGTGGTGCTGACCCAGCGGAAGACCGACTCGTACGCGACGTTGCGAGGCGGCGCCATGACCCACGAGGCGCACAACGCGATGGCGCTCGACCCCGATCCGTCGAACGCCATCGCGGCGGTGACCGGTGCGCTGGAGAACGCGAACGCCGCGCCGTCCGACGTCCGCTACCTGAACGCGCACGGGACCGGCACGAAACTCTGTCACCGCACGGAATCCCGGATCCTCGAAGCGGTCTTCCCCCAGGAGACCGAGATCTACTCGATCAAACCGCTGACCGGGCACAGCCAGTCGGGCAGCGCGCTGACCGAGATCGCGGCGATCTGCCTCGCGGCGGAGCGCGACCTGGTCCCGGCGCCGAAACCGGTGGCGGAAGGGCATGCGCAGCTGATGGAGGGACCGTCCCGGCCGGAAAGCGGGCTCACCGTCAAGACGTCGATCGGGATGGGCGGCTACGTCGCGGCTGTCGTGCTGGAGACCGCCTAG
- a CDS encoding TetR/AcrR family transcriptional regulator codes for MDKRERLIESTRELLWERGYVGTSPKAIQERSGAGQGSMYHHFQGKSELALAAIGRSADDLRARAEAEFSGPGSAVERLTVYLRRERAVLKGCPVGRLAQDPDVMADAELRKPVEEFFGWLTGRLAELLEEGRAAGELDQALDPLATATALVATLQGGYILARAAGSPDVFAKAVDGALGLLATKEN; via the coding sequence GTGGACAAGAGGGAAAGGCTCATCGAGAGCACGCGCGAGCTCCTGTGGGAGCGCGGCTACGTCGGCACCAGCCCGAAGGCGATCCAGGAACGGTCCGGCGCCGGCCAGGGCAGCATGTACCACCATTTCCAGGGCAAATCCGAACTCGCGCTCGCCGCGATCGGCCGCAGCGCCGACGATCTGCGCGCCAGGGCGGAGGCCGAGTTCAGCGGCCCCGGCTCGGCCGTCGAGCGCCTCACCGTCTACCTGCGCCGCGAGCGCGCCGTGCTCAAGGGCTGCCCGGTCGGCAGGCTCGCCCAGGATCCCGACGTGATGGCCGACGCGGAGCTGCGAAAGCCGGTCGAGGAGTTCTTCGGCTGGCTCACCGGCCGCCTCGCCGAGCTGCTCGAGGAGGGTCGCGCGGCCGGTGAACTCGACCAGGCGCTCGACCCGCTCGCCACGGCGACCGCGCTGGTCGCGACGCTGCAGGGCGGTTACATCCTCGCTCGCGCCGCCGGCTCCCCGGACGTGTTCGCGAAAGCCGTCGACGGCGCCCTCGGCCTGCTCGCCACCAAGGAGAACTGA
- a CDS encoding glycosyltransferase family 4 protein gives MTGLHVVLPNDIDDVGAPSGGNVYDRRLCDGLIAAGVEVHEIAVRGNWPRPDTEARTVLARKLAELPDGSAVLLDGLVACGVPDVIGPSARRLSIAVLVHLPLADETGLSPSLAAELDRLERETLSAVEAVVVTSDWAARRLIEHHDLAPDRVHVVPPGVDRAEVASGSLDGTRLVCVANVTPRKGQGLLADALKSLKELPWTCECVGAIPRETRYVERLRRHTLGDRFTLAGPRSGEALEATYAAADLLVLPSRAETYGMVVTEALAHGIPVLTTAVDALPDTLGQASDGSVPGMLVPGEDVHALAAALRRWLTEPELRDRLRASARLRRETLTGWDETARGVAAVLLSERTAA, from the coding sequence GTGACCGGCCTCCACGTCGTCCTGCCCAACGACATCGACGACGTGGGCGCGCCCAGCGGCGGCAACGTCTACGACCGGCGGCTGTGCGACGGCCTCATCGCGGCGGGGGTGGAGGTCCACGAGATCGCCGTGCGCGGGAACTGGCCGCGGCCCGACACCGAGGCGCGCACCGTGCTGGCGCGCAAACTCGCCGAACTGCCCGACGGTTCGGCCGTTCTGCTCGACGGGCTGGTCGCCTGCGGAGTGCCGGACGTGATCGGGCCGTCCGCGCGCCGGCTGTCGATCGCGGTGCTGGTGCATCTGCCGCTCGCCGACGAGACGGGGCTGTCGCCATCGCTCGCCGCCGAGCTGGACCGCCTGGAGCGGGAGACGCTCAGCGCGGTCGAGGCCGTGGTCGTGACCAGTGACTGGGCGGCCCGGCGGCTGATCGAGCACCACGATCTCGCCCCGGACCGTGTGCATGTGGTGCCGCCCGGGGTGGACCGGGCCGAAGTCGCCTCCGGGAGCCTGGACGGGACGCGGCTGGTCTGCGTCGCCAACGTGACGCCGCGCAAGGGACAGGGCCTGCTCGCGGACGCGTTGAAGTCGCTCAAGGAACTCCCGTGGACCTGTGAGTGCGTCGGCGCCATCCCCCGCGAGACGCGCTACGTCGAACGCCTGCGGCGACACACGCTCGGCGATCGCTTCACGCTCGCCGGCCCGCGGTCCGGCGAAGCGCTCGAAGCGACGTACGCGGCCGCAGACCTTCTCGTGCTGCCGTCGCGCGCGGAGACCTACGGGATGGTCGTCACCGAGGCGCTGGCACACGGCATTCCCGTGCTGACGACCGCCGTCGACGCACTGCCGGACACTCTCGGCCAGGCCTCCGACGGCAGTGTGCCCGGGATGCTCGTTCCCGGTGAGGACGTCCACGCGCTGGCCGCGGCCCTTCGCCGCTGGCTCACCGAACCTGAACTGCGTGACCGGCTTCGCGCCTCCGCCCGTCTTCGCCGCGAGACGCTGACCGGCTGGGACGAGACGGCCCGCGGTGTCGCCGCCGTACTGCTGAGCGAAAGGACGGCGGCATGA
- a CDS encoding tautomerase family protein, whose amino-acid sequence MPFVRIDAIGTGKLEALGNAVHDAMVETLGIPADDRFQVLNGQSTLKYDDYLGIHRDEGVVFVAITMRQGRTDAQKKALYRRIAELAEEYAGTEPRNVLVTITENNPVDWSIGNGEAQYA is encoded by the coding sequence ATGCCCTTCGTCCGCATCGACGCCATCGGGACCGGCAAGCTCGAAGCCCTCGGCAACGCGGTCCACGACGCGATGGTCGAGACGCTCGGCATCCCCGCCGACGACCGCTTCCAAGTCCTCAATGGCCAGAGCACCCTGAAATACGACGACTACCTGGGGATCCACCGCGACGAAGGGGTCGTCTTCGTCGCGATCACCATGCGACAGGGGCGGACCGACGCGCAGAAGAAGGCCCTCTACCGGCGGATCGCGGAGCTCGCCGAGGAGTACGCGGGGACCGAACCGCGGAACGTGCTCGTCACGATCACCGAGAACAATCCAGTCGACTGGTCGATCGGGAACGGCGAAGCGCAGTACGCGTGA
- a CDS encoding class I SAM-dependent methyltransferase produces MTKYAPSWLQLREDADAAARATELIEPVRAFLRGRDEVVIRDLGCGTGSLGRWLALRLPGRQRWILHDRDTDLLTHALARTSRPKHALDGSEVTVVTEQRDVTELRAEDLAGTSLVAASALLDLLTAEEMSRLAEACVEAGCAVLFTLSVSGRVVLSPKDEFDIEISDAFNAHQRRVTDGRWLLGPDAVDVAFGVFERLGATVRRAPSPWRLGTDQAALTAEWLTGWVGAACEQRPELAPDGDAYLRWRLAQCAAGELDAVIQHEDLLVVPA; encoded by the coding sequence ATGACCAAGTACGCCCCCAGCTGGCTTCAGTTGCGTGAGGACGCCGACGCGGCCGCTCGCGCGACCGAGCTGATCGAACCGGTGCGCGCGTTCCTGCGCGGGCGGGACGAGGTCGTCATCCGGGATCTCGGTTGTGGCACCGGTTCGCTCGGCCGCTGGCTGGCGCTGCGGCTGCCCGGCCGCCAGCGCTGGATCCTGCACGACCGCGACACCGACCTGCTCACTCACGCACTGGCGCGTACCAGCCGTCCGAAACACGCCTTGGACGGAAGCGAGGTCACCGTCGTCACCGAACAGCGTGACGTCACCGAGTTGCGTGCGGAGGACCTCGCCGGAACCTCGCTCGTGGCGGCATCGGCGCTGCTCGACCTGCTCACCGCCGAGGAGATGTCCCGGCTGGCGGAGGCCTGTGTCGAAGCGGGCTGCGCGGTCCTGTTCACGCTGAGCGTTTCGGGCCGCGTCGTGTTGTCGCCGAAGGACGAATTCGACATCGAGATCTCCGACGCCTTCAACGCGCACCAGCGCCGCGTGACCGACGGCCGGTGGCTGCTCGGACCGGACGCGGTGGACGTCGCCTTCGGCGTCTTCGAACGGCTCGGCGCCACCGTGCGGCGTGCTCCCAGCCCATGGCGGCTCGGGACCGATCAGGCCGCGCTGACCGCGGAATGGCTCACCGGCTGGGTCGGCGCCGCCTGCGAGCAGCGGCCGGAGCTGGCGCCGGACGGGGACGCCTACCTGCGGTGGCGGCTCGCGCAGTGCGCGGCGGGCGAGCTGGACGCGGTGATCCAGCACGAAGACCTCCTGGTGGTGCCTGCGTGA
- a CDS encoding 6-pyruvoyl trahydropterin synthase family protein, with translation MFSITVRDHVMVAHSFRGEVFGPAQRLHGATFLVDATFRRSELDADNIVVDIGKATEELKAVLADLNYRNLDDVPEFAGINTSTEFLAKVIADRLADRVHTGALGEGARGLESLTVSLHESHIAWASYERAL, from the coding sequence TTGTTCAGTATCACCGTCCGCGACCACGTCATGGTCGCCCACAGCTTCCGAGGCGAGGTCTTCGGCCCCGCGCAGCGGCTGCACGGCGCGACCTTCCTGGTGGACGCGACGTTCCGCCGGTCCGAACTGGACGCCGACAACATCGTCGTCGACATCGGCAAGGCGACCGAAGAGCTCAAAGCGGTGCTCGCCGACCTGAACTATCGCAACCTGGACGACGTGCCCGAGTTCGCCGGGATCAACACCTCGACCGAGTTCCTCGCGAAGGTCATCGCGGACAGGCTCGCCGACCGCGTCCACACGGGAGCGCTCGGGGAGGGGGCGCGCGGGCTCGAAAGCCTCACCGTCTCGCTCCACGAATCCCACATCGCGTGGGCGAGTTACGAGCGTGCCCTGTGA
- a CDS encoding Rv1733c family protein, whose protein sequence is MWLVFLWRRIHLGRNPLARIPDRIEAAILVGGVVAALLGVPLAAAAGSEAYATMMGRSAVETAERHSTTAFLLEDTPPARIGVDGTPSAETASVAARWTLPDGTFDEAVVSADLGASAGDAVTVWLDESGAVVEPPVLPMDATSTGIGVGVGVWLAAVTLLAAGYLLARHLLNRARRAAWGREWERFGQDSRS, encoded by the coding sequence ATGTGGCTCGTGTTCCTGTGGCGCCGGATCCATCTCGGCCGGAATCCGCTGGCGCGGATCCCGGACCGGATCGAGGCGGCGATCCTCGTCGGCGGCGTCGTGGCGGCGCTGCTCGGTGTACCGCTGGCCGCGGCGGCGGGCTCGGAGGCCTACGCGACCATGATGGGACGCTCGGCTGTCGAGACGGCCGAGCGTCACTCGACGACCGCGTTCCTGCTCGAGGACACGCCGCCCGCGCGTATCGGCGTCGACGGCACGCCTTCCGCGGAGACGGCTTCGGTGGCGGCGCGGTGGACGCTGCCGGATGGGACTTTCGACGAAGCGGTGGTGAGCGCTGATCTCGGTGCGTCGGCCGGGGACGCGGTGACCGTGTGGCTCGACGAGTCCGGCGCCGTGGTCGAGCCGCCGGTGCTGCCGATGGACGCGACCAGTACGGGGATCGGCGTCGGGGTGGGGGTGTGGCTGGCGGCGGTGACGCTGCTGGCGGCGGGGTATCTGCTCGCGCGTCACCTGCTGAACCGGGCGCGTCGGGCGGCCTGGGGCCGGGAGTGGGAAAGGTTCGGGCAGGACTCGCGTTCTTGA
- a CDS encoding zinc-dependent alcohol dehydrogenase codes for MERAFWFSGSGDGEIRPVSLPPVGDGDVLVRTLYTGVSRGTETLVFRGEVPPSQRSAMRAPFQEGDFPGPVKYGYLNVGVVERGPEDLVGQVVFCLYPHQTRYVVPVSAVTPVPPEVPPERAILAGTIETAVNAVWDASPKLGDRIAVVGAGMVGSSVAKLLAGFPATRIQLIDVDPERAKIAEALGVDFSTPEDALGDCDLVVHASASEAGLARSLELLAPEGEVIELSWYGDRRVSVPLGENFHSRRLTIRSSQVGMVSPSRRLNRDYADRLALALRLLADPGFEVLVSGECQFHELPDVLPRLAANEPGTLCLRVRYQMEDTR; via the coding sequence ATGGAACGCGCCTTCTGGTTCAGTGGCTCCGGCGACGGTGAGATCAGGCCGGTCTCGCTCCCTCCGGTCGGCGACGGGGACGTACTGGTCCGCACCCTGTACACGGGCGTGAGCCGGGGCACCGAGACGCTCGTGTTCCGCGGCGAGGTTCCGCCGAGTCAACGTTCGGCCATGCGCGCGCCGTTCCAGGAGGGCGATTTCCCGGGGCCCGTGAAGTACGGATACCTCAATGTCGGCGTGGTCGAACGTGGTCCGGAGGACCTGGTCGGGCAGGTCGTCTTCTGCCTCTACCCGCACCAGACGCGTTACGTCGTCCCGGTGTCGGCCGTGACGCCGGTGCCGCCCGAGGTCCCGCCCGAGCGCGCGATCCTCGCGGGGACGATCGAGACCGCGGTCAACGCCGTCTGGGACGCGTCGCCGAAACTCGGCGACCGGATCGCCGTGGTCGGCGCCGGGATGGTGGGAAGCAGCGTCGCGAAACTGCTGGCCGGCTTCCCGGCGACCAGGATCCAGCTGATCGACGTCGACCCGGAGCGCGCGAAGATCGCCGAAGCACTCGGTGTCGACTTCTCGACACCGGAGGACGCTCTGGGCGACTGCGACCTCGTCGTGCACGCCAGCGCGAGCGAGGCGGGGCTCGCGCGCTCGCTGGAGCTGCTCGCGCCGGAGGGCGAGGTCATCGAGCTGAGCTGGTACGGCGACCGCCGCGTCAGTGTCCCGCTCGGCGAGAACTTCCATTCGCGGCGGCTGACGATCCGCAGCAGCCAGGTCGGCATGGTCTCGCCGTCCCGCCGCCTGAACCGGGACTACGCCGACCGCTTGGCGCTCGCTTTGCGTCTTCTCGCCGATCCAGGATTCGAAGTGCTGGTCAGCGGGGAATGTCAGTTCCACGAACTACCGGACGTCTTGCCGCGTCTGGCCGCGAATGAACCAGGAACGCTCTGCCTCCGTGTGAGGTATCAGATGGAGGACACGCGTTAA
- a CDS encoding sensor domain-containing protein has product MDPDDLDGGTPDTHRPSDQDSSPANGTATRTVGKPDRHASLVRLLTELSTERDQRGEPALAFLGQGYRLLEQNSDGGALGTQYLTMVEASPYGICVHQRGKVVFVNSATMRFVGANVSTEIIGMHITDLVDAGSQDALLARIGSLVSPGSFSEPTEMTLRTLQGRRVTVESQAVLTTWEGKPAYQVIMRDLTTQKAAEAGLRFQAALVGHASDAIIATSPEGLVTSWNPAAEAVYGHELDQVIGVPVAEVVGAPMSPRQVVAAGGVVQATHYSADGTALAVRVSAAEMFDGYVLLCADETAQRRAEAEFATVVETLDEGVLLVGPGGRIELANSAAHRIAGVPPGSLVGLESRTMRLHDEQGVPVPVDDLPSARVRRSGKVETGRVVQVRRRDGAHRWLSLTSGPLMAPGQSVPSVLTSFADITERRAISERLAYEATHDPLTRLANRTLALNHLRRTNADPAHTTTVMFIDLDKFKIINDSLGHTVGDQVLRIIGDRLRTAAGPSDLVGRLGGDEFLVITTGYTEAAEVRALADHLQRRLAESLTVHGRVLHINTSIGIVIAEPGDRRSADELLEDADLAMYQAKTFGPGRYAFYAPIMRKRVQDRFALEQDLRNAVAEGLVETVYQPVVDLRTGDMVAVKAKSCWDHPVRGPIDPAELAEISDDGDLLTVIGAEVLAKAAREISRWRADHGVHCNVNVSLSVRQLGDPTLLQVVQTTLEAAGLGPQDLSLDVDETALKDAADAVDALRKTGVRVTAERFGAGYSSLAQLCRLDLNVIEIDRSFVADLGRSSDAEPIVAGIMAMAHAVDLVVVAEGVETARQLEVLHELGCDWAKGPLVAPPGRVEDLKCAYEHVVR; this is encoded by the coding sequence ATGGATCCTGACGATCTCGACGGTGGGACTCCCGACACCCACCGGCCCTCGGATCAGGATTCCTCGCCAGCGAACGGCACCGCGACCCGCACGGTGGGAAAACCCGACCGGCACGCGTCGCTCGTCCGTCTGCTGACCGAGTTGTCCACTGAGAGGGATCAGCGTGGCGAACCCGCGCTCGCCTTTCTCGGTCAGGGGTACCGCCTTTTGGAGCAAAATTCCGACGGCGGCGCATTGGGAACGCAATATCTCACGATGGTGGAGGCGAGCCCTTACGGGATCTGTGTCCATCAGCGGGGCAAAGTCGTCTTCGTGAACTCGGCCACGATGCGCTTCGTGGGCGCGAACGTGTCGACCGAGATCATCGGGATGCACATCACGGATCTGGTCGACGCCGGCTCGCAGGACGCGCTGCTGGCACGGATCGGCTCGCTGGTTTCGCCCGGCTCGTTCAGCGAGCCGACCGAGATGACGCTGCGGACCCTGCAAGGCCGACGGGTCACCGTCGAATCGCAGGCGGTGCTCACGACGTGGGAGGGCAAACCCGCGTACCAGGTGATCATGCGCGACCTGACCACGCAGAAGGCGGCCGAGGCCGGTCTGCGGTTCCAGGCCGCACTGGTCGGGCACGCGAGCGACGCGATCATCGCGACCTCCCCCGAAGGGCTGGTGACGAGCTGGAACCCGGCGGCCGAGGCCGTCTACGGACATGAGCTCGACCAGGTCATCGGAGTTCCGGTGGCCGAGGTCGTCGGCGCGCCGATGAGCCCGCGGCAGGTCGTCGCCGCGGGCGGTGTCGTGCAGGCCACGCATTACAGCGCCGACGGCACGGCGCTGGCGGTGCGGGTCTCCGCGGCCGAGATGTTCGACGGTTACGTGCTGCTGTGCGCCGACGAGACCGCGCAGCGCCGGGCCGAGGCCGAATTCGCCACCGTCGTCGAGACGCTCGACGAAGGAGTGCTGCTGGTCGGCCCCGGCGGGCGGATCGAGCTGGCGAACTCCGCGGCGCACCGCATCGCCGGGGTGCCGCCGGGTTCCCTGGTCGGGCTGGAGAGCCGGACGATGCGGCTGCACGACGAGCAGGGCGTTCCGGTGCCCGTCGACGATCTGCCGTCCGCGCGGGTGCGCCGGTCCGGGAAGGTCGAGACCGGGCGGGTCGTGCAGGTGCGGCGGCGCGACGGCGCGCACCGATGGCTTTCGCTGACCTCCGGTCCGCTGATGGCGCCGGGGCAGAGCGTGCCCTCCGTGCTGACGTCCTTCGCCGACATCACCGAGCGGCGGGCGATCAGCGAACGGCTGGCCTACGAGGCCACCCACGACCCGCTGACCAGGCTCGCGAACCGCACGCTGGCGCTGAACCACCTGCGCCGGACGAACGCCGACCCGGCGCATACGACCACCGTGATGTTCATCGACCTCGACAAGTTCAAGATCATCAACGATTCGCTCGGTCATACCGTCGGAGACCAGGTGCTGCGCATCATCGGCGACCGGCTGCGGACCGCCGCCGGGCCCTCGGACCTGGTCGGACGGCTCGGCGGGGACGAGTTCCTGGTCATCACCACCGGTTATACCGAAGCCGCCGAGGTGCGGGCACTGGCCGACCACCTGCAGCGGCGGCTCGCCGAATCGCTCACCGTGCACGGCCGCGTACTGCATATAAATACGAGTATTGGAATAGTGATCGCCGAACCGGGCGATCGGCGCAGCGCCGACGAATTGCTGGAAGACGCCGATTTGGCGATGTATCAGGCCAAGACATTCGGGCCGGGACGTTATGCGTTCTATGCGCCGATCATGCGGAAACGAGTGCAAGACCGTTTCGCGTTGGAGCAGGATCTGCGCAACGCCGTCGCCGAAGGCCTGGTCGAGACCGTTTATCAACCCGTCGTCGATTTGCGGACCGGGGACATGGTCGCGGTGAAGGCGAAGTCCTGTTGGGATCACCCGGTGCGCGGACCGATCGATCCGGCGGAATTGGCCGAGATCTCCGACGACGGCGATCTTTTGACGGTCATCGGGGCGGAGGTCCTCGCCAAGGCCGCCCGCGAGATCTCTCGATGGCGTGCCGATCATGGTGTGCACTGTAATGTGAATGTGAGTCTTTCGGTCCGCCAACTGGGCGATCCCACGCTGCTGCAAGTGGTTCAGACAACCCTGGAAGCGGCGGGGCTGGGGCCCCAGGACCTGAGCCTCGACGTCGACGAGACGGCGCTGAAAGACGCGGCCGACGCGGTCGACGCGCTGCGGAAGACCGGGGTGCGGGTGACCGCGGAACGGTTCGGCGCCGGGTATTCCTCGCTCGCCCAGCTGTGCCGCCTGGATTTGAACGTGATCGAGATCGACCGGTCGTTCGTGGCCGATCTCGGCAGGTCGAGCGACGCCGAGCCGATCGTCGCCGGGATCATGGCGATGGCGCACGCCGTCGACCTCGTGGTGGTCGCCGAAGGGGTGGAAACCGCGCGGCAGCTGGAGGTCCTGCACGAACTCGGCTGCGATTGGGCGAAAGGGCCGCTGGTCGCGCCGCCGGGCCGGGTCGAGGACCTGAAGTGCGCGTACGAACACGTCGTGCGATGA
- a CDS encoding CDP-alcohol phosphatidyltransferase family protein — MINPGVFLGVLVQLALLGTLDAVAGLGPLGWLAGAAYGLAVGGFLTYGLNRSTARSLGPADAVTLARSGLVGCVTALVVDTAGREVVAMVVLASIALALDAVDGQVARRTGTASPLGARFDMEVDAYLILILSVVVAQSLGPWVLTIGAMRYVFVVAGKLWPWLNSPLPPSMARKTVAAVQGIVLVVAASTILPLWAGFVVTLGALALLTWSFGRDTWWLLEQHAFTAAPA; from the coding sequence GTGATCAACCCCGGAGTTTTCCTGGGGGTCCTCGTCCAACTGGCGCTGCTGGGGACGCTGGACGCCGTCGCCGGGCTGGGCCCGCTGGGCTGGCTCGCCGGAGCGGCCTACGGCCTCGCCGTGGGCGGATTCCTGACCTACGGCCTGAACCGGAGCACCGCGCGCTCCCTCGGCCCGGCCGACGCCGTCACGCTCGCCCGGTCCGGACTGGTCGGCTGCGTGACCGCGCTCGTCGTCGACACCGCGGGCCGGGAGGTCGTCGCGATGGTCGTCCTCGCGTCGATCGCGCTCGCCCTGGACGCCGTCGACGGCCAGGTGGCGCGCCGCACCGGGACGGCGTCGCCGCTGGGCGCGCGGTTCGACATGGAGGTCGACGCGTATCTGATCCTGATCCTGAGCGTGGTCGTCGCGCAGTCGCTGGGCCCGTGGGTGCTCACGATCGGCGCGATGCGCTACGTCTTCGTCGTGGCGGGCAAGCTGTGGCCGTGGCTGAACTCGCCGCTCCCGCCGAGCATGGCGCGCAAGACGGTCGCGGCGGTCCAGGGCATCGTGCTGGTCGTGGCGGCGTCGACGATCCTGCCGCTCTGGGCGGGCTTCGTGGTCACGCTGGGCGCGCTGGCGCTGCTGACCTGGTCGTTCGGGCGCGACACGTGGTGGCTGCTGGAGCAGCACGCCTTCACCGCCGCGCCCGCCTGA
- a CDS encoding lysylphosphatidylglycerol synthase transmembrane domain-containing protein, translating to MKRFWPWLRILGALGILGVLVWQLGTGAFLAGLREVDAGGIAAALGIGFATTVFSAWRWCLVARRLSLRLSLPSAVGEYYRALFLNGVLPAGVLGDVNRAVHHGRETGDVPRGVRAVVLERTAGQIAVIGASVAVVLSVPSVVPPPIGGVVTGAGIGVVALALTLIVTGMTAGKRWIHSGSKWRRGFAVTLADVRLGLLTKETWPGVSLLSAATLAGHLALFVVAARAAGVTEPVGDLLPLMILALLAMGLPLNIGGWGPREGVCALLFGAAGLGSAQGVTVAVVYGVLALFSSLPGAGVLLVRSVRSHRTEEKPDDRREGRGDQTAHPVRRLPRVWVSGRRRHRTDGAGARRRRDLRHAGAGPFGVPHR from the coding sequence GTGAAACGGTTCTGGCCGTGGCTTCGGATCCTCGGCGCGCTCGGCATCCTCGGGGTACTCGTGTGGCAACTGGGCACGGGCGCGTTCCTGGCCGGGCTGCGCGAGGTCGACGCGGGCGGGATCGCCGCCGCGCTCGGGATCGGTTTCGCCACCACGGTTTTCAGCGCCTGGCGCTGGTGCCTGGTCGCGCGGCGGCTCAGCCTGCGGTTGTCGCTGCCGAGCGCCGTCGGCGAGTACTACCGCGCTTTGTTCCTCAACGGTGTCCTGCCCGCGGGAGTCCTCGGCGACGTCAACCGGGCCGTGCACCATGGCCGCGAAACCGGTGACGTCCCGCGTGGCGTCCGCGCGGTGGTGCTGGAGCGCACGGCCGGGCAGATCGCCGTCATCGGCGCTTCGGTCGCCGTCGTGCTGAGCGTGCCTTCCGTGGTGCCGCCGCCGATCGGCGGAGTCGTCACGGGCGCCGGGATCGGGGTCGTCGCACTCGCCCTCACGCTGATCGTCACCGGGATGACGGCAGGGAAGCGGTGGATCCACAGTGGATCGAAATGGCGCCGCGGCTTCGCCGTCACCCTCGCCGACGTCCGGCTCGGTCTGCTGACCAAGGAGACCTGGCCCGGCGTGAGCCTGCTTTCGGCCGCCACCCTGGCCGGGCATCTCGCGCTGTTCGTCGTCGCCGCGCGCGCGGCCGGGGTCACCGAGCCGGTCGGCGATCTGCTGCCGTTGATGATCCTCGCCCTGCTCGCGATGGGCCTGCCGCTGAACATCGGCGGCTGGGGTCCGCGCGAAGGGGTTTGCGCGCTGCTGTTCGGCGCGGCGGGGCTCGGTTCGGCGCAGGGCGTCACCGTTGCCGTCGTCTACGGTGTGCTCGCGCTCTTCTCCAGCCTTCCCGGTGCGGGCGTCCTGCTCGTGCGTTCCGTCAGGAGTCACCGAACAGAGGAGAAACCCGATGACCGTCGAGAGGGTCGTGGAGACCAGACTGCCCACCCGGTACGGCGTCTTCCGCGCGTATGGGTATCTGGACGCCGACGGCACCGAACAGATGGCGCTGGTGCACGGCGACGTCGCGACCTCCGGCACGCTGGCGCGGGTCCATTCGGAGTGCCTCACCGGTGA